The proteins below come from a single Chrysoperla carnea chromosome 1, inChrCarn1.1, whole genome shotgun sequence genomic window:
- the LOC123305170 gene encoding cGMP-dependent protein kinase, isozyme 1-like, which yields MTSYNPLKNLLKLCQPVKKTRPMSERHVGTAPENVINDENLSSLHIEKIDKDDSSITLIKESIYGNEFLRVLLDEKRLKLVTDAMYLQSYAANANILTENEPGHQLFVSESGYFEVLKGGLTVKRFSSKEVFGELGVLYNCKRQATVRATTPAEVWVLDRQTFQKIMIYSDYQEHEEYVKFLSTVPGLQQLSSGVLFKLSELLEKEFFPSGNVIIRQGDYGDKFYIIRAGHVTVTKRFQNENGTSDLFDVSMGILSAGCFFGELALTKADCRQATVIAQAPGVECLTLERQAFEKYVGSLSKLVNKMYDVKLNDFSKILPTIKKDYTKHSLKDLTPIGILGVGGMASIHLVQSKKDRTKTYALKRIKKRSVELSKEREHIFNEKNVLFSCDTKFICQLYETYKDSKYLYFILEPCLGGDIWTLLNEEEYLDEKSSKFVVACVRS from the exons ATGACTTCATAcaatccattaaaaaatttattaaaattatgccaGCCCGTTAAA AAAACTCGTCCAATGTCAGAAAGGCATGTAGGCACGGCACCtgaaaatgttataaatgatgaaaatttatcGAGTTTACATATTGAGAAAATTGATAAAGACGATAG TTCTATAACTTTAATAAAAGAATCAATATATGGGAATGAATTTTTACGTGTATTATTGGACGAAAAGAGATTGAAGTTGGTAACTGATGCTATGTATCTTCAATCATATGCTGCAAACGCAAACATTTTAACTGAAAATGAACCAG gccatcaattatttgtttctgAGAGTGGGTATTTTGAAGTACTAAAAGGCGGTTTAACTGTTAAACGATTTAGTAGTAAAGAAGTATTTGGTGAATTGGGAGTCTTGTACAATTGTAAAAGACAGGCAACAGTTCGAG CTACTACACCTGCAGAAGTGTGGGTTTTAGACCGTCAAACATTTCAAAAGATTATGATATACTCTGACTACCAAGAACATGAAGAATATGTTAAGTTTTTATCTACAGTACCTGGATTACAACAACTCAGTTCTGGTGTTTTGTTTAAACTGAGCGAACTTCttgaaaaa gaatttttcCCCTCCGGCAACGTGATAATTCGTCAAGGTGACTATggagataaattttatataattcgaGCTGGTCATGTAACGGTCACAAAacgttttcaaaatgaaaatggtaCCAGTGATTTATTTGATGTATCAATGGGTATTTTGAGCGCAGGTTGTTTTTTTGGAGAACTAGCATTAACCAAAGCAGATTGTAGACAAGCAACAGTAATAGCACAAGCTCCAGGAGTTGAATGCCTTACGCTAGAGCGACA aGCATTTGAAAAGTATGTTGGCAGTTTAAGTAAACTGGTAAACAAAATGTATgatgtaaaattaaatgatttttcaaaaattttgcccACTATTAAAAAAG atTATACAAAACATAGTTTAAAAGATTTGACACCAATAGGAATTTTAGGCGTTGGTGGAATGGCATCCATCCACTTAgtgcaatcaaaaaaagatCGTACAAAAACGTATGCACTGAAacgtattaaaaaaagaagtgtGGAATTATCCAAAGAAAGAGAGCATATTTTTAATGAGAAGAATGTTTTATTCAGTTGTGATACGAAATTTATTTGCCA ATTATATGAAACATACAAAGATTCAAAATACCTTTACTTCATACTTGAACCATGTTTGGGTGGTGATATTTGGACATTATTAAACGAAGAAGAATATTTGGatgaaaaatcatcaaaatttgttgTTGCATGTGTG AGATCTTAA